The stretch of DNA CACCAACCGGAGAGATCGCCTTTCAAAGGCTCTGGTTTTCCCAATCCTTCATACTCATTGCGGTCTATATCCTTCAAAAGTTGATTGATGCGTTTGATCATCTTTTTGTTCTCTGCCTGCCAGTATAGATAATCTTCCCATGCGGTTTGTTTAAAAATGAGGTCACGCATTCTCCATAGTCTCCAGCTCCTCCATCGTCTTTCTGACAATACCCTGCCCTGCCTTTAATCCTTTGACAGCTTCACGAAGCCTGGCCTGATTGGCTTCACTGTAAAAAGGATCGGCTGCAACCTCGAAGGGAATTTTGCCCTGCCGGACAACGGCCTTTGTGAAAATGGTAAACGCAGTGGTCATATTCAAACCCATATCCTCAAAAAGCGTTTCCGCCTGCTTCTTGAGATTCTCGTCCATGCGGATGGTAACGCTCGTGGTAGCCATATCGTCTCGCCTCCTTTCACAACAAAAATACAGTTATTCGCTTACACTGTCAATACAAAATATAAATATTGTCCATTGTTCCCGGTGTTACGCATCTTTTGTCAGTACGTGATTACGCAATCCACAATAGCGTTTAAAGTCAAAAAAACCGGACCCTGCGGCCCGGTTTTCGTTTTTCTGTTCTGTTCTTTTTCTCCGCTTTTTTTCGAAGATCCCTTAGCTCGAACTTGAATTTGACGCCGTATTCGCCGACAACTGAGAGGTGACACTGGCAAGCCAGCTCGCCTGCTGCATCAGTTTCGCAAGGTTGGTTTCCGCCGCCGCGAACTGCGTCTGCAGAGCCGTCTGCTTCGCCAGGAGGCGTTCCGTAAACTTCTCCAGGTATTCGTCGATGGAGGCGATTTCGGTGTCGATTGCGTTCATTTCCCGAACCACCGCGCCCTGGGCTGTGGTCACTCCGGTAGTGACTTCTTTCTGGGAGGATTTGATCATATCATCCAGCCAGGTCTGCATCGTCTCCGCAAAGTTGGTCATCAGCATCGCAACGTCCTCGGAGTTGTCCTCCAGGGCCGCCATGAAAACGCTGGTGTCAAAGTCCAGAGCGCCGCTCTTTGACTGGTCGCTCATCTGCCCCGTGGAGGCGTATTTGATTCCCACCTGCGAAAGCGCCGAGTATTCATATCCGATCCCCAGCGTGTTCAGCAGCGTGGAACTGCCTCCCAGCGTAACCTCTCGTTCCGTCCCCGCGCTGATCACCAGCCGGTTGTCCACGACCTCGGCCTTCGCGAAGGGAATGGGGTATTCCCGGCCCTCGGCATCGTAAAACAAAGGGTTGTTCTGGCCGTTGATCTGGGGACTGTTGATCTTAGCCGCTATGCTCTGAAGGGTATCCCCCGGCTCCACGGTGATGCTCGCCGTGCGGGCTCCCACGGTGACGGTCATAATCGAGCTTCCGCTGAATCCGTTCTGGGCCATGGTGCCGTAGACCGCGTTGCGGGCGGTGCGCGTCGTGAAGGGCGATGCGTAGATGTTGGAGGTGATCCTTCTCATGCTGTCCTTGGAGCTCCGCAGCAGAGAGTTTCCATTCAGAAGCCCCCACTTCAGGCGAAAGTCGTCGCTGTCCACCGTGGCTTTTTTGGTTTCGTCCAGCTCTTTTTCCGTCATGCGCGTATCGATCCAGCTCAGGGTTTCGTTATAGGCCGTGAGGAAACTCTGTATCGCGGTAACCGCGGTCTCCGCATCCTGAGAGACGTCGAGGTAGACCTCTCCCACGCCCTTCAGCTGCAAAGTCATTCCCTTGATCAGCTCGTTGCCGTAGCTCTCGCCGATCTGGTTGGACGATCGGGTGACCCTCTCTCCGTCCACGACCAGCACCGCGTCCACAGCCGCCGTGTAGTGATCTTCATCCGTCTTGTCCAGCCCCATGGCGGAAAGGAATCCGTTGCCGTCGTCGGTGAGCGTGAAGGTGTTGGTGTTGGACGTGACGCTGACCGTATAGGTGGAATTCAGTGCGGGAGTCGCCTTTGCGTGGGCCGTCGGCGTCCCCGTGGGAGTGTTCCAGTTGATCTCAAGCGTTTTTCCACCGGAACCGGCGGTGGGAGTAAAATCCGCGTGGGTCCAGATCGTTTGCGTCGTTCCATCGAAGGAATAGGAAATCTGATGGGTTCCGTTCGCGACGAGTATTTCGCCGCCGTTGGGAATGTCGGCCACGTCTTTGGTGTCTCGCACGCCGGCAGCGGTGAGGGTTGTTCCCGTAGTCGAATCCTTGTAACTGAACGTGTAGGAGCCTCCCGCCACGGGGGAAGTTTCAGCGCCGCCCTCGTACCACCGAACGACGACCTCGCCCAGAGAGGACTGGACAACGTCGAAGTCAATGCCTTCCTTCCAGGTGGTGGTTCCATCGGTGACGACGCCGGAGCCCGCCGTATAATCGCTGAAATTTACCGAACTGATCGTGTCCCGGTTGTTCCGAGTGATGTCCATGGTGATCTGTTCGCCGCCGGCGGCCACGTAGGTGACCTCGTATTCCTCGCCCGCGTCCGGCCGGATCGCGACAAAATCATCGCTGTTCCACCGGATCGAACCGTCGGCTCCAACCTTGTAATCCACGCCCTGCGTGTAGGTGATGGCGCCTCCCTGGGAGGTGATGGTGACCGAGTAGCCCGGCACCGTCGTAAAGGGCAGAACGTCGCTGTCCACGTAACCGCTGTCCGAACGCGTCGCCGTCACTTTGTACGTGTCGCCCGCGAAGGCCGTGTAGGTGTCCTGGTAGGTGGCGCCCGGCGGAGGAACCAGAGAGTCGTTCTGCCTCCAGCGTATCTGGCTTCCGTTGACGATGTCGAAGTCCACGCCCTGGGTCCAGGTGTTGCCGTTGCCGTCACTGATGACCACCGCAGCGCCGTCGGAGATGGTGTATCCCAGGCTGTCTTTGCTGCCGGCCGTGCGGGTTACGGTCACGTCCTGGGTGGTGGTTCCCAGTCCGGTCTGATCGCTCTTCAGAATAAGCCGGCCGTCCACCACGGAGGCGGTCACTCCAATGGCCGGACTCTGAGTCTTGAGCTGAGTGTTGATCCTGCTCGCCACGTCCTCCAGATTGGTGTCCGACGAGGAAACGTCGATCCGTATCTTTTTACCTCCGGCGTTGATGTAAAAATAGCTGTCAGAGACGCCCATGCTGCTCAGGGCCTGGGCCACCGTCTTTTGGTCGGAACGGGTGATCTGAGCTTTGGCCAGACGCTCGACGATTATATTGTGCACGTTGATTTCGGCGTCCGAATTGACCACGGCGGTCAGGACGCCTTTGTAGCTGGCGTTGCTGTCGAGGCGCTCTATCTCCACCATTTTCGCCTTGAACGTCGAGGCCAGTTTCAGAGGGGACAGGGCGCTCTGCACCGCCTGCAGAGAAACGAGAAATTCCTCGAAAAGGCTCTTTTTGAGCTCCAGCGTGTCCCGTTTCTCCTGCTGAACAAGAGCCGGTTTACTGGCGTTCTCAATCAGTTTCTCAACAATACTGTCCCAGTCTATTCCGGAAGCCACTCCGGAAACGGCCATATCAGCCATTTTATGCACCTCCAGTGCTTCAATTCAAACCTGTTAAAATCCCGTTTATTTAAATCTCACCAAAATCCCATCGCTTCGGAACCGTCAAAAAGATAAAAGTCTCCTGCTTTCGTGTTTCGGAAATTTCTCACCGAACTTAAGCCCTTCGAAGAAAAAAATCTAAGAAAAAATAATTTTAACTGAAAAAGTTATTTATCGCGGTAGTGCGAACCGCATTGTGAGATTTCAAGAATCTGGTCGTCGCCTTCGCAGGAAATTTTGAAAACAATACGGTTTTTCTCGTCGATTTTGACGGACCACCATCCGGCGAGGGCGTCTTTTAAAGGCTCCGGTTTACCAATGCTGTGGTATCCATTGCGCTCGATATCCTGTATCAGCCGATTGATTCTCTTCAGCGTTTTTTATCCTGCCCCTGCCAATACAGATAATCTGCCCATGCCTCGTCGAACCACATTTTTCGCATCACATCAGCCAATCTCTGTCAATCGATCTCTGTCAGATCATGTTCATGCCAGTTGCGCCCGACTTCAAGATCGGCAATCGCCCGGAGCAGCCTTTTTTGGTTTGCTTCGCTGAAAAAAGGGTCTTCCTCCGCGGTGATTTCAAAAGGAATCGCCTTCCGCCGCGCAACGGTTCTGGCGAATACATTGAACGCCGCTGTCATCGTCAGCCCGAGATCATTGCAAACGGCGTCAAAATCGCGCTTGAGATCTTCATCGATACGAATGTTGATGTTTGTCTGAGCCATCGTTCCACATCCTCTCTATAAACGTAAACATTGTAAATAAATTTATTGACAAAAGTCAATCCGACTGTTACACCTCAACTGCAACGGTAAATTCACGATCCTGGATTTAAAATTTCATTACCTTTTACGTACGCCGGTCGGTGGACGTCGCTCCGCCTCTTTCACCGTGACGTCTGTGTTAAAATAAGTTTCTGTTATACCCGTGAAAAGTGCAATTTCTGTGTTTTGAGGAAATGGAGGTTTCAGATATGAAAATATATATCGACGACCAGGAACGTCCCGATCTCGCCGAGGCCCCCGATTCCGGCGCGGTGTTGGCCGGAGTGAAGACGCACCTGTTGGAAAAGGGTCGCGTCATTATGGAGATCCAGGTGGACGGCGTTCCCATGGACGAAAAAGCTTTCGTGAACATCACCGGCAATCCGGAAGCGCGTTTCACCTCCGGCTCCGTGCGCTCTCTGGTCTGCGAGTCTCTGGACGAGGCCGTGAACTACATTCCCCGTCTGACAGGGGGCATGGAAAAAATCGCCTCCGCCTTCGAAACAGGGGAGATCTCCCGGGGACAGAGCACCCTGGCCAGCGCGGCGGAGGGGCTGGACTGGCTGATCTCCGTCTTTCAGCAATGCTCCACGCTGCTTGCCGTGGACCTTGAAACCGAGGCCGCGGGGCTGAACGCGCTGCAAAAATCCCTCGTTGCGGGAATCAACGATCTGGCCTCCCTCCACGAAGATAAAAAATACTCCGAAATGGCCTCCTGCATTCGCGGGTCACTGATACCGGAAATCGATCGATTTTCCCTTTATATACGCCATCTCCGCGAACTCTGCGGCTCCACTCAATGATTTCAGAAGACCTTCGGCGACGGATTCGTGAAAAGGCCTTCCAGCTACGGGGAGGGATCTGGACTCTGCTTTTCGCGGTGATTATCGTTTTCGCCCATCCCACCCGCCGGTCCTTCCTGCTGGGGCTTATCCCCGTTCTGGCGGGGCAGGCGCTGCGGTTCTGGGCCGTGGGCTGCATCGGGCGTTACCGGGGCGAGCGCGTCGACGCCAGGGCCCTGACCACCTGGGGACCCTACGCCTTCATTCGAAATCCCCTGTACGCCGGCAACGGTCTGATCGGGTTGGGATGGGGTCTCATGGCCGGCCCCTGGCCGACGGTGTTTTTTGCCCTCACGTTTATCGTGCTGTATGCCGTTCTCATCGTTCCCCACGAGGAGGCGTTCCTTGCGGAAAAATTCGGCTCGCCCTACGAACGCTACAAAGAGACCACGGGGCGATTCTTTCCGAAGGGCTGGCCGAAGGAAAACATCTCCGGCCCTTTCGACCGGCGGGTTCTCTGGGTCAGCGAGCGCCATTCTCTCCTGACCACCGTCGTGGGAACCCTTCTCATTCTGGCCAAAAGATTCATCTGAAATTTACCTCCTTTTGCGTCTCCCACTGAATGCAATATCACGAAAAATTGCGGGCGGAGAATCCCCGGAGAAAGTATGCTATACTTGCCTGAGTTTGGGAGCGACGAGTTCGAGAATACGGGACAGAAAAGGAGGCGCCTGTTGGAAATGATGAACCACGACAAAAAACATACGGAAAAAGACCTCACCGTAAGGAGCCTGCTCTCTGCTATTTCTGAGACGGAATATCCTCAGTATATTCTTGATGCCATCACAAAAATACAGAACTGGATGCTGAATACCGTGAACGCGCCGGCCGAGCAGGGCATGGATCCCATTACGGCCATGTTCGAAGACGGCGGCGATATGGACATGGATCGTCTTTTCGAAGATCTGGAAAGCCTCGAGCGCTACGTCGATCTCATCCCCAACACCCGGCGGCCGGAGGGCCGCGCCGACGTTCTCGTGGTCAGCGTCAATCCCCCGGACTACGAAAGCGGCGTGCGCACCGCCATCGACTACGCGGCTCTCTTCAACCGTCAGAACTGCAAACGGGTCTGGGTCATCAGCGACAGCTTCATCTTCGGCGACAATATGCGTTACGCGGCTCATGTCAACGCCCTCGCGGAGCAGGGCATTATTTTGCGGTTTATCCTCATTACCCCCTGGGGCTGGGTAGAAATCCCGCTCAGCGGCGAAATAGCATCCAGCCAGCAGTTTCTCTGGCACAATACCCTGAAGGGGGCCGAAAACAACCGACCGGACTTTCCAAAGAAATAAACTCTCCGGTACATCAAAAGACCGAACGAGACGCCTTCACCCCCAACGCCGAGGAGTGAAGGCGTTATTATTCATACAGGACGTTTCGAGTTTTGCGGGAGATTTTGTTTGGGGAAAGCATTTTCACTGTTTCATCAAAAAATCCTACCGGGAGGTGCAGTGCTGTGAATTGTTGCGGAGTGAAAAAGAGCGTAAGGACGTATTTTGTACTGGCAATGTGTTTTGCAGTGGCAGTAAGTTTTGTATTGTTCTCCGGAACGGCGTCGGCGGACGTCAACCTGAAGCTGGGACACGCGATCAACGAAAAGGACGTTTTCCACGAAGCCGCACTGAAATTTAAGGAGCTGGTCGAAGCTCAAACTAAGGGCGAGGTCACGGTCACCATTTATCCCAACGCAAAGCTGGGAGACGAGCGCAACCTTCTCGAAAGCCTGAGAATGGGCACCGTCGACATGGGAATCATCACGGGCGGCCCGGTCATCAACTTCCTCCCCTCCTTTGGCGTCCTGGATCTTCCCTTCCTGTTCAGCACCCCGGAGCACGCCTATAAGGTTCTGGACGGCCCCGTGGGACAGGGCTTCTTCAAAGAGATGGAAAAACTGGGCTGGAAAGGCCTGGCCTACGGTGAACGGGGATTTCGCAACCTGACCAACAGCAAAAAACCCGTCAACGTCCCCGAAGACGTGAAGGGCCTCAAGATCCGCGTCATGCAGAACCCCATCTACATCGACGCGTTCACGGCTCTGGGAGCCAACGCCGTTCCCATGGCCTGGACGGAGGCTCTGACCGCCCTGCAGCAGGGAACCATCGACGGGCAGGAAAACCCGCTGAACGTTATCGCCGCCTACAACATCAACGAATCGAACAAATATCTTTCCATCACGAGACACGCCTACGCCCCCAACGTCATTCTGATGAGCATGAGGACCTGGAACAAACTTCCGGCCGACCAGCAGAAGATCGTGCAGGAAGCCGCACTGGCCGCCGCCCTTCACAATCGGGAAATCGACAACAAAATGGAGGCGGGCTGGCTTCAGGAGCTGAAGGACAAGGGGATGCAGGTGGTGGAAAATCCCGATCTCGGTCTTTTCCGTGAGGCGGTAAAGAGCGTCTACGAAAAATACGAGCCCCAGTACGGGAAAGAATTGATTCAGTCCATCATCGACACGAAATAAAGCCGCGACTCTCGTCATGGAAGAACGTCGAGAAACCGCTCCGGCCTCGTTTCTGAAAACCTGGAGCGATCGCGTCAACACCTGTTGCGAAATGCTTCTGTTCGTGACGCTGATCGCCATGACCGTCGTCACGATGTTGCAGATCGTCTTTCGTCTGTGGTTTCGGGCCCTCACCTGGTCCGAAGAACTGACCTGTTTTCTGTTGGTGGCCGCCTCCTTTCTCGGCACGGCGGTGGCCTTCAAACGGGGCGCTCACATCGCGGTGGGATTTCTGCTGAATCTCCTGCCCAAACCCCTGATGAAACTCTGCATGATCGGCATTGCCTGCGTGGGGACGGCGTTTTTTGCCGTCGTCGCCTGGTACGGAGCCGTTCTTTGCTGGCAGGAACGGGCCCAGACGGCCACAGCCATAACGATTTCCATGGGGTGGATCTACCTTATCTTTCCCCTGACCGGACTGATCGTCATCCTGCATCTGGCCGCCCGAATCGAAGAACTGCTGAGGGGAGGCGAGTAACGTGGGTACGCTCCTGATCGTTTCATTTCTGGCGCTGCTGCTGCTGGGCGTTCCCATCGCCCTCGCCATTGGCGCGGCGGCCACGCTGGTGATGGTTCTTTCCGAAATGCCTCTGGAGG from Synergistaceae bacterium encodes:
- a CDS encoding isoprenylcysteine carboxylmethyltransferase family protein, which encodes MISEDLRRRIREKAFQLRGGIWTLLFAVIIVFAHPTRRSFLLGLIPVLAGQALRFWAVGCIGRYRGERVDARALTTWGPYAFIRNPLYAGNGLIGLGWGLMAGPWPTVFFALTFIVLYAVLIVPHEEAFLAEKFGSPYERYKETTGRFFPKGWPKENISGPFDRRVLWVSERHSLLTTVVGTLLILAKRFI
- a CDS encoding TRAP transporter small permease; amino-acid sequence: MEERRETAPASFLKTWSDRVNTCCEMLLFVTLIAMTVVTMLQIVFRLWFRALTWSEELTCFLLVAASFLGTAVAFKRGAHIAVGFLLNLLPKPLMKLCMIGIACVGTAFFAVVAWYGAVLCWQERAQTATAITISMGWIYLIFPLTGLIVILHLAARIEELLRGGE
- the fliD gene encoding flagellar filament capping protein FliD: MADMAVSGVASGIDWDSIVEKLIENASKPALVQQEKRDTLELKKSLFEEFLVSLQAVQSALSPLKLASTFKAKMVEIERLDSNASYKGVLTAVVNSDAEINVHNIIVERLAKAQITRSDQKTVAQALSSMGVSDSYFYINAGGKKIRIDVSSSDTNLEDVASRINTQLKTQSPAIGVTASVVDGRLILKSDQTGLGTTTQDVTVTRTAGSKDSLGYTISDGAAVVISDGNGNTWTQGVDFDIVNGSQIRWRQNDSLVPPPGATYQDTYTAFAGDTYKVTATRSDSGYVDSDVLPFTTVPGYSVTITSQGGAITYTQGVDYKVGADGSIRWNSDDFVAIRPDAGEEYEVTYVAAGGEQITMDITRNNRDTISSVNFSDYTAGSGVVTDGTTTWKEGIDFDVVQSSLGEVVVRWYEGGAETSPVAGGSYTFSYKDSTTGTTLTAAGVRDTKDVADIPNGGEILVANGTHQISYSFDGTTQTIWTHADFTPTAGSGGKTLEINWNTPTGTPTAHAKATPALNSTYTVSVTSNTNTFTLTDDGNGFLSAMGLDKTDEDHYTAAVDAVLVVDGERVTRSSNQIGESYGNELIKGMTLQLKGVGEVYLDVSQDAETAVTAIQSFLTAYNETLSWIDTRMTEKELDETKKATVDSDDFRLKWGLLNGNSLLRSSKDSMRRITSNIYASPFTTRTARNAVYGTMAQNGFSGSSIMTVTVGARTASITVEPGDTLQSIAAKINSPQINGQNNPLFYDAEGREYPIPFAKAEVVDNRLVISAGTEREVTLGGSSTLLNTLGIGYEYSALSQVGIKYASTGQMSDQSKSGALDFDTSVFMAALEDNSEDVAMLMTNFAETMQTWLDDMIKSSQKEVTTGVTTAQGAVVREMNAIDTEIASIDEYLEKFTERLLAKQTALQTQFAAAETNLAKLMQQASWLASVTSQLSANTASNSSSS
- a CDS encoding TRAP transporter substrate-binding protein, giving the protein MFSGTASADVNLKLGHAINEKDVFHEAALKFKELVEAQTKGEVTVTIYPNAKLGDERNLLESLRMGTVDMGIITGGPVINFLPSFGVLDLPFLFSTPEHAYKVLDGPVGQGFFKEMEKLGWKGLAYGERGFRNLTNSKKPVNVPEDVKGLKIRVMQNPIYIDAFTALGANAVPMAWTEALTALQQGTIDGQENPLNVIAAYNINESNKYLSITRHAYAPNVILMSMRTWNKLPADQQKIVQEAALAAALHNREIDNKMEAGWLQELKDKGMQVVENPDLGLFREAVKSVYEKYEPQYGKELIQSIIDTK
- a CDS encoding type II toxin-antitoxin system RelB/DinJ family antitoxin, translating into MATTSVTIRMDENLKKQAETLFEDMGLNMTTAFTIFTKAVVRQGKIPFEVAADPFYSEANQARLREAVKGLKAGQGIVRKTMEELETMENA
- a CDS encoding Txe/YoeB family addiction module toxin, producing the protein MRDLIFKQTAWEDYLYWQAENKKMIKRINQLLKDIDRNEYEGLGKPEPLKGDLSGWWSRRIDEANRLVYRIEDGCIEIAQCGSHYRDRGL
- a CDS encoding type II toxin-antitoxin system RelB/DinJ family antitoxin, coding for MAQTNINIRIDEDLKRDFDAVCNDLGLTMTAAFNVFARTVARRKAIPFEITAEEDPFFSEANQKRLLRAIADLEVGRNWHEHDLTEID
- a CDS encoding Txe/YoeB family addiction module toxin, with the translated sequence MKRINRLIQDIERNGYHSIGKPEPLKDALAGWWSVKIDEKNRIVFKISCEGDDQILEISQCGSHYRDK